A window of the Lactuca sativa cultivar Salinas chromosome 5, Lsat_Salinas_v11, whole genome shotgun sequence genome harbors these coding sequences:
- the LOC111899571 gene encoding peroxidase 43 encodes MKNMIIVMFIIFGISEARLKVGFYRKTCPDAESIVGGFVRDAAEFNPQIPAFMLRLHFHDCFVQGCDGSILIDNGPISEKLAVGHQGVKGFDVIENAKAQLEFVCPGVVSCADIVAIAARDAVAFTFGPIYEVETGRKDGFVSNISLADNMPDFRDSIHLLKKKFFDKGLSEKDLVVLTGAHTIGTTACFFLMDRLYNFVPGGGPDPSIDPDFLPELMETCPPEGDINFRLPIDHDSGENFDNGILQNIRSGFAVLQSDSKLLDDPATKQILDSYFGSTNQSSFEADFVTSMVKMGRVGVKTSSKRGEIRRVCNTFND; translated from the exons ATGAAGAACATGATAATAGTCATGTTTATAATATTTGGTATTTCAGAAGCACGACTGAAAGTAGGGTTCTACAGAAAAACATGCCCAGACGCCGAGTCCATTGTTGGTGGGTTTGTAAGGGATGCAGCTGAGTTTAACCCACAGATTCCTGCTTTCATGCTCAGGCTTCACTTTCATGACTGCTTTGTTCAG GGTTGTGATGGGTCAATTCTAATAGATAATGGACCAATTTCAGAAAAGCTAGCAGTAGGGCACCAAGGAGTGAAGGGTTTTGATGTGATAGAGAATGCAAAAGCTCAGTTGGAGTTTGTTTGCCCTGGTGTTGTTTCTTGCGCGGATATTGTTGCCATAGCTGCTAGAGATGCTGTTGCTTTT ACTTTTGGTCCAATTTATGAAGTTGAAACCGGCAGGAAAGATGGGTTTGTTTCCAATATCTCATTGGCTGACAATATGCCTGATTTCAGAGACTCAATTCATCTTCTCAAAAAGAAGTTCTTTGACAAAGGTCTAAGTGAGAAAGACCTCGTGGTTCTCACTG GTGCACATACTATTGGTACAACCGCATGCTTCTTCCTTATGGACCGACTATACAACTTCGTGCCTGGTGGGGGTCCGGATCCAAGTATAGATCCGGATTTCCTACCTGAACTTATGGAAACTTGCCCACCGGAGGGAGACATAAACTTCAGGTTACCGATCGATCATGATAGTGGAGAGAATTTTGACAATGGGATCCTACAAAACATTAGGAGCGGCTTTGCAGTGCTACAATCAGATTCAAAGCTCTTGGATGATCCAGCGACCAAGCAAATATTGGATTCGTACTTCGGGTCTACTAACCAATCGTCCTTCGAAGCAGATTTTGTGACGTCCATGGTGAAAATGGGTCGTGTTGGAGTTAAGACCAGTTCAAAAAGAGGAGAAATTAGACGTGTGTGTAACACGTTTAATGATTAA